Genomic window (Cucumis sativus cultivar 9930 chromosome 2, Cucumber_9930_V3, whole genome shotgun sequence):
GGGTAATGTTtgatattaattgattaaCTTATAAAATACATCATCGAATTCACATCATGTTAATCAATTATGTACTTTAATTTCAGTGTTATCTTAAACCTTTTTATTGTACCTCATAAtaatcaacaattataaattcTACAAAAACACATCCATATAacttaatttgagtttatcaaatttacaaataatagtaagtaaattggcaaaaaaaaaaaaaaagaaagaaagaaagaaagaaagaaatttttactaattttcgtctaagttattttgtttgttttattattattattattttctttaaaaggaaattattatcataaaagaaattgaagctTTTTAAGCAATAGCGACAtgctaaataattaaaagaaatactcGAACATTctatagaatatatatttaattaggtGAAAAAGCCATTTcttaaagtttttattattattatttttgctgCATAccacaaagtatttttttttgttttcccttCATATTTCCAAAGCATTTTAAAGGtaccttttagttttttctctcttttttttcttcaaattcttaTAGAGCATATTTACTATTCACAAAGGTCAACCAATTAATCCTCTAAAATAAGAATCCAAATTAAAGATGTCATTATACGTAAGAAGAGCAATGGATTCCATCAACCTTTCTTTTCCATCCtttaaaataagtaataaataaaacaattttctaaaattaggatttgaaataatatatattagtcacaaaatttcaagaaatttatcattggaaaatatttgtattttaggaaattttcttttagaattccataaacagtttttaaaattcaaattgattttcttttccatcaaTAATTGGGATATTATTATGGATCAAATAATggagataaataaataaattatacaacAAGATAATTGTTAACTAGAAAGTTTGAAGTCTTTCCTCACACGTAAACAATTAATAGTAACCCATGACCCAAAAGCATGTAAGGAATTTGGAAACCAATCGAccaaaacttttcaaagttaGTCACAAACTGATTTAATCATCTCTACGTCCCAACTAATCTAATTCATTTTTGATAGGGACATAATTCATTTTTGATTGCGACATATTACCAAACCACCAATAGTTATTGTTTAAAagtagttttatttaatttaccaactTATATAGTTGTAGTTCAACTTATTAAAACATGTTTTATTCATAAAGTTAAATATGTATTGATTTAAGTAAGTTTccatctttttaaaatctaaagaGAGGTTTGTTGTTTTGCAAAAATGGATGCATGAAAGTATGTCAATAAGTTGTTTTTCCCCCCTTTGAAGTTTGGGTTTCACACTGCAAATATTTGAACCTGTGGCTGGTAATCGATATCACGATCGAATTTACAtggtttcttgtttttggCTGTTGCTAACCACAGAACCGAAGGACACGTCAAGGTTTGTACACAACCGATCTTGTTCAAGAGAGGTCGTTACCATTTCGACTTCATAGCTGACACAAGCTTAGTATTTTCCATCAGCACAAACCACaaggttcttttttttcttgagaaGATAATTCAAGGGAAGGGAAAATTTTGATGTACCAGTTATGTACAACCTAATCACTGTTATAGTGTTCTATGAGCTTCAGACGAACGACGTCCTTCGAGCCTTTTCCATTCCCGTCTCCACTCTAAATAAGAGTCGATTCTCACTTCCATGATACATCTATACAAGAGGGGGTTGCTATGGTTGTCATCAGCATGCACGAGCCTCCGGTATGGGTAGACGCTTAATAAGAGATCCAGTACTTCCATGAACTATCAAAGAGGAAAAGAGGCAGGACAACCTTGCTATCATCGGCTTTGACTTACCCATCCAAGGGACTACTGCAAGGTCTCTACCCGCACTGTCGATGCAAGTACCATGATATCCTTCTAAATCATCTTTCGTAATGAGGACTGCATCTCCTCCTGAGAGTGAGCTAGAACATGTAACGGGTCCACGGTTGCTGTATTCTTGAACAGCCTGTGCGTTATGAGACCATAATGAAAACCAAAAATCAAACCCAGAATGAAATTACATTATAAATCACAAGTAATTAACTACAACAAAAGTTATCCCAAAAGCTTGTCACAGAACACATCCACTTGGCCATGGAACTTACCAACCTATAGATCTGAAAACAACAAATGGTGGAACTATAAACTATGTGATTTTCACAAGCTTCTGATCTAAAAGAGTTTATGTTCGAGAGCAATTTCTTTTACCTCCCACTGTGAGGGGGCGAGCAACACGCGTGGTCTTCTAGAACGCACGTAGTCCAGTGCAGCAGATGGGGTCATGTGCTTATATTTGAcctgaaatttttaaaaaagtaaatcaaCACAATCTCGATTGTTTGTACAAGATGAAAACGCTAGGTATCTCAAAAgttcatttcttcttcatttatcACACAATTGTACAATGGTTCTGCAAAGAAGGGTACATGATATTACCAAATAGCAAAGCACAATGGTTGTGCTCCTTCCTCGTCCTGCTTTACAATGGACGTATGTCGTTTTACCAGATGATGCATTTcctgaaaataaaataaaatgtataaaatcATAGCACACATATTGGAAGAAACAGAGCAACAAGTGACGTTACAAAAGTTACAGATAAGAAAACAACTCACTGTGAATAAAGTCAACAGCTCGGCTAATATCAGAAAACTTAGGAGCAAAACAATAATCCCTCGTCGGGATCTTTAAGTGATCGATTCCATGGCGCTGCAAAACATTCAATAGTCAGTCAACTAGTAGAACTCTCATgattccaaaaaaaatcaatgttcaATCTTATAGGAAAGGAACAGGTCTGACATAGAAAGAAGTTCATTCAAAGTCCTCTGGCTattcaaaacaagaaaactcAGCTCCCTTCAATTGAATCAGATAATAGTATCCAGTTTCAATTCAGTGAACAACACAATTTTTGGAGTTCCGAGtacaagaaaatatatgaaaacaagCAAATAAAGAAGAAGCATGACTCACATAATACAAGGAAGATGGAACTAGAGTTTCATAAGGTTCATTGAGAGTGATAACACCACCGACACCAAGCTTCTTCAATCTTGGCACGTCTTTGGGGAAGGGCACTGCACCCAGCAAAAGAAACTGGGAAGACAAAACAAAGCCGTTGAAATTAACAATACAAAACACAATGGAAAATTATTGATCATAATGCAGAGATAAATCCGTAACAGAaattacataaacaaaaacaaacaaatcaatttaGTTTCTAGAAATCTATAGTTGTATATACCCTGATCATCAAATTCATCAGACTCTGACTATCAAATTCATCATAAAACAATCAAAGCCGCATAGTGTGGACATAATAATcagatataaaattaactttgttgtccTGAAAAATTACTCCAACCTCAAAAGTCAAACAAGTTCAAATTAATACAAGCAAGAAGATAAATCTAGGGAGACATTTCAACTccgatgaaaaaaaattcttaagcAGTTCAATCAGAATAGAtagaacaaaatcaaaacaaaaaaattccaacCAACCTGATCAACTTCATCCCACCATCTAAATTCAGCTTCCATTTTGTTCCGAAGCACGTTATACAAAAGGGTAGGGTAAAACAAGATTCGAGCCCCAGCACCAACCAAAGCTCTTTTGGCATCGACTTTCACAATCTGACCACTACcgattttttcattttgccGATCATTTCCAGCCTCTTCCAATTCAACGATCTTCATCCCACAAATCCCAGAAAGAAAACCCAATACCCAGATGAAAAAATCGAAAACCCAGATCagaaaatccaaaatccaATGAATTGGGGGAAAAATCAAAGCGAAACCTcaggaaaaatgaaaggagTACAGGAAGATTGAGGGAAAAGGGGGTATGGGATTGGAAAgcgaaagaaattgaaattagaaaattaaagagagatGAAGAGTGAGAGAATCTGTAAAGTTAGAATGAATCGAGCGGAGAGAAAGGTGAGATGAAAATGGAATGATCCATAGGGAATGCGAATTATAAGGAAACTGAATAGTcaatgaagaagaaggtttTTATCCGAACACACccaattcaactttttttctcaattcagAATCGATTCTAAATTCTTCCCCCAATTTCCTTTGACGTGACGTGGCATACGTACATTCTAGGTttaaacatattattattattattattatttcaattaaattgcaattttagttattatagtttacaaaaacaaaattattaccCAATCATATCCactaaatttaaatctcatcataaatattttaacctttttataaaacttaattttaaaaaataaagaaaatggataACCCTACGAATCTTAGTAATTCGAAATTAATTTCCTGTCGATAGTGAttgaatgataataataattttctttaattcaagTCTGTGTGAACATATTctcatatttcattaattagtaGAGACTAtttcgtttttaaaataaaatcaaatatattattttataatttattgatatattattttaggatTACTTCTCACTTAAGTTTCAACATCTTCTTACTAATTAATGTATATCTCTTATGTCCATATACCGAATAATAGATGAtaagttcaattttatttttagtcttcaactcaattttgtaatagttaattaagttttcaactttaataactaactatatatatcatttacaataattaatttaatttttattgtaaaaataataataataaaatcaatcctcaatttttattaatcatttaatctttatattaCTATAAAACTTGTATGCATAAGAAAGTGAATGGAATCTTCCCCAATTATGATTAACTTTATTACAGATTTGAacgtgtgtatatatatattaattgtgTTGTTATcaactaaaattcaaaaactaaattgtttaatttcacAAAACATATTAGTTTTTGATGGGTACTTATCAAGGATATTATagaccaaatattta
Coding sequences:
- the LOC101220751 gene encoding putative dual specificity protein phosphatase DSP8, with the protein product MKIVELEEAGNDRQNEKIGSGQIVKVDAKRALVGAGARILFYPTLLYNVLRNKMEAEFRWWDEVDQFLLLGAVPFPKDVPRLKKLGVGGVITLNEPYETLVPSSLYYRHGIDHLKIPTRDYCFAPKFSDISRAVDFIHRNASSGKTTYVHCKAGRGRSTTIVLCYLVKYKHMTPSAALDYVRSRRPRVLLAPSQWEAVQEYSNRGPVTCSSSLSGGDAVLITKDDLEGYHGTCIDSAGRDLAVVPWMGKSKPMIARLSCLFSSLIVHGSTGSLIKRLPIPEARAC